In Polaribacter pacificus, the genomic window GCCATCGCTAAATCAACATTCTTTACTTTTATAAAGGCTCTATTTTCACCAGGTTCTATATCTGTATTCTCACTTACCAAAGCAGCACAAGCTTTTGAAGTTTTCCAAAATTTTAAGTATTTATTGCTTCCGATAAAAGTAATTTGATGATTAGAAGCTTTTTGTATTTCTTCTGGCCCTTCGATTGAATGATTGGTGTTCCCTATTAATTGTCCTTTTAAAATAGTATTGATTTCACTGATTGAGTATGAGGTCATTGTTGATTTTTTGATTGGTTATAAATAAAAGAAAATAAATCTAAATTCGCTACACATTTTGTTTAAAAATGAATGGCCAATCAGTGTTTATAAAGAATTATTTGTTTTTGATATAGATATGACGAATGTTGTTTTCTCCGGTTACTTTTTCTTCAATTTCAAATTTGTTGATTTTCTTAATCAAAGGAAATAATTTAGGAAAGCCATAATTCCTAGGATCAAAATCTGTTTTCTTTTTAATGATATAATTGCCTAAAGTACCAAGAAATGCCCAACCATTCTCATCAGAAACATCATCGATGCTTTCTTTAATTAGTTTTATGAGGTTCTTGTCTATTTTACTAACAGAAGTAGTATCAGCATCTAGTTCTGCATCATTTTTAGAGTTTTTTGATTTTGTTGATTTACCATCCGAATCTGCCTCTTTTGCTTTTTTCAATATCTCTATATAAATAAATTTATCACAAGCAGTAATAAAAGGTTGAGGC contains:
- a CDS encoding NYN domain-containing protein, translated to MKEKKLAVLIDADNVPYAHVKEMLNEIAKYGNPTIKRIYADWTKPTVSGWKNILLENAITPIQQYSYTTGKNSSDSALIIDAMDLLYSKKVDGFCIVSSDSDFTRLATRLREAAMFVIGIGEKKTPQPFITACDKFIYIEILKKAKEADSDGKSTKSKNSKNDAELDADTTSVSKIDKNLIKLIKESIDDVSDENGWAFLGTLGNYIIKKKTDFDPRNYGFPKLFPLIKKINKFEIEEKVTGENNIRHIYIKNK